CGAAGAAAACTATCCCGGACAAGCAACCCTTACCGTTAATCCCATGGCTGCCGATATCAAAGCGATTAACAGTCTTAATCGTCGTCAACGGCAGCAGTTAGTCACCCTTCTAGTCGAAATTTATAACCCCGCCATTCTCCCCCAAGAAACCCCCAATCCTAGTCCTTCTCCTAGTCCTTCTCCCCGTCGTCCATCTTTATCAAAACCAGGAGATGCCGACCTATTAAAATTCTAGAAAATTATGGAAAAAATTCTCAAATATGGTTCGGGTTGGCGACTCGGTTGGGATTCTAAGGCGGCCATTTATAAAGGATTAATTGGTGGCGATGATTGGGCGATCGAATTGACCGAGGCCGAGTGGCAAGATTTGCGTCGGTTACTATCACAATTGACCGCAACTATGGCGGCCATGGCCACAGAATTAATGGATGAAGAAAGTATTGCTTGTGAAGCGGAAAGCGAGCTTTTATGGTTAGAAGCGGCAGGATTTCCCGATCATTATTCCCTGCGATTTATTCTCTATCAAGGTCGCGGTTGTGAGGGCAATTGGTCGGCCACTGCCCTGCCAGAGTTGCTCGCCGCTTGGGACAATTTGCTTTACAATTTTTAAGAAAGCGGTGGGCATAAGTTAATTTTTGTCTCCCTCTCTTGACTTTTTTACTCCCCTGTGCTGCTATGCTTGCCCATCCTAAAACGAAGACCGATAATCTCACCTACACCCCGCCCCCATTGCTGAAAAACGGTTTTGCCATGACCCTCTATGTGGCCCTGAAAGCGCGAGAAACCTGGCAAAATACGATCGCTATTCCCGAACCAGTCTATCAAGAAACCATTTTCACCGGGGCCGATGCCGTCCCCATCTACGGGATTGTTTCCATTCCCCCGCAAGCGAAGGGAACAATTATCGGCACCTACGGCATCACGGGAGACTTAGATAATCAATGGTTTTTAAGAATTTTAGGCAGAAAAGCCGTAGCGAGAAACTACGCGGTCGTCCTCTTCGATTGGCGCGCCCACGGTAAGACAGCCGAATTATCCCCGACTCTCACCTCCGATGGCATCTATGAAGGGCTAGATTTCGTTCATATTGCCGCCCAAGCCCAAAAAATGGGCTGTCCTGCTCCTTTTTGGTTCACGGGTTACTCTCTGGGGGGACAATTAGCCCTCTGGGGAATTAAATCGGCAGAGAA
This Microcystis wesenbergii NRERC-220 DNA region includes the following protein-coding sequences:
- a CDS encoding DUF1818 family protein, which codes for MEKILKYGSGWRLGWDSKAAIYKGLIGGDDWAIELTEAEWQDLRRLLSQLTATMAAMATELMDEESIACEAESELLWLEAAGFPDHYSLRFILYQGRGCEGNWSATALPELLAAWDNLLYNF